The following are encoded in a window of Megalopta genalis isolate 19385.01 chromosome 6, iyMegGena1_principal, whole genome shotgun sequence genomic DNA:
- the tll gene encoding nuclear receptor subfamily 2 group E member tailless has translation MQNPDQQIGHMPVPQPKMPASSSRILYDIPCKVCRDHSSGKHYGIFACDGCAGFFKRSIRKNRHYVCKAKSEGGCMVDKTHRNQCRACRLAKCIQAGMNKDAVQHERGPRNSTLRRQMALYFKEPEMMSNMVPPSAAALDLALPKPPTETRVTVAAPAPHHPLSHSVYCSSVAMAKIPVNMPGLPPVPLIPAITAESICEQAARLLFLNVHWARDLAAGTNLAMEDQLTLLESSWRELFLLAAAQILPTLDPSALLPPGPQGLSLAVEVNRFRETLAGFHGMNLDQHEFACIRAIVLFKAGLDCEPLPSSRSSNGSTSPSAGSGSRLRDAAAVARLRDGAQLALGQRLSGASFGALRFGKLLLLLPSLRSVSAHAIEELFFRRTIGGIPIERIICDMYKAG, from the exons GTCGAATCCTTTACGATATTCCTTGCAAGGTCTGCCGGGACCATTCCTCGGGGAAGCATTACGGTATATTCGCGTGTGACGGATGTGCCGGTTTCTTCAAGAGATCGATACGAAAAAATCGTCATTACGTCTGCAAAGCGAAGTCCGAGGGGGGATGTATGGTGGACAAAACGCATCGAAATCAATGCCGAGCCTGTCGTTTGGCCAAGTGCATTCAAGCTGGGATGAACAAGGACG CTGTTCAGCACGAACGTGGCCCACGAAATTCGACTCTGCGCAGGCAGATGGCTTTGTATTTTAAGGAACCCGAAATGATGAGCAACATGGTGCCCCCATCGGCCGCGGCTTTAGATCTGGCTTTACCTAAACCGCCGACCGAGACACGCGTCACCGTCGCAGCGCCAGCCCCTCATCATCCCCTTTCGCACTCTGTTTATTGCAGCAGCGTGGCCATGGCCAAG ATTCCGGTGAACATGCCCGGTCTACCGCCCGTGCCGTTGATCCCGGCGATAACCGCGGAGTCCATCTGCGAGCAGGCGGCCAGGCTGCTCTTTCTGAACGTCCATTGGGCCCGAGACCTGGCTGCCGGCACGAACCTGGCCATGGAGGACCAGCTCACGCTGTTGGAGTCCTCCTGGCGCGAGCTGTTCCTGCTCGCAGCCGCGCAAATTCTGCCGACGCTGGACCCGAGCGCGTTGCTTCCGCCGGGGCCGCAGGGTCTGAGTCTGGCCGTCGAGGTGAACCGCTTCAGGGAGACGCTGGCCGGTTTCCACGGGATGAACCTCGACCAGCACGAGTTCGCCTGCATCCGGGCGATCGTGTTATTCAAGGCTGGCTTGGACTGCGAGCCTTTACCAAGCAGCAGAAGCAGCAACGGATCGACGTCGCCGAGTGCCGGCAGCGGCAGCAGGCTCAGGGACGCGGCTGCCGTGGCCAGGCTGCGGGACGGGGCCCAGCTGGCCCTGGGCCAGAGACTAAGCGGGGCCTCCTTCGGTGCGCTCAGGTTCGGCaagctgttgctgctgctgccgtcGCTTCGCTCGGTGTCCGCTCATGCCATCGAGGAGCTCTTTTTCAGGAGGACCATCGGCGGCATACCCATCGAGAGGATCATCTGCGACATGTACAAAGCTGGCTGA